The sequence below is a genomic window from Ensifer adhaerens.
AACGGCTGGCCTGGGGGGACCTTCTGGCACTCGAGCAGCGCATGAGCCAGGCAAACCCCTGATCTGTGGTAAGACTTGCGGCCGACTTGGTCCTATTTGACAGCAATGTGTCGAAAGCCATGCACAACGCGCATGGCAGTCTCGCGTTTCGCCGCATTGCAATATTTATGCTGCATTGCGATATATCAAACGTGTCTTGGGAGGAATCACTTAGGAACCAAGGCCATGCACGCTACTTTCCGCTCTACCCACTGCGGGTTCGAAACGCTCCGAAAGATGTCCCGCACGCCGGGCCAATCTGCCTATCGCCGTTTTCAGATCGCCACGAACGAACAGTTGACCGCACGCGGCTATGCGAACCCTGCGAAGCCGATGGCGCTGTTCAGCGATTTCATCCAGAAGTAAGGAGCCAGGAATGCGCTACAATCCCTTTCAAAATCTTGTCGGTACGATCAAGTCCGTCAAGCTGGCCGTTTCCGCTGCCCACGACTATCTCGAACGCGCCGAGCGTCGTCGTTCCCGGGTCTCCGGCCCAGCCCGGTAAGAAGCGTTTCCTGTGCGAGCTGGTCAACCTTGTGGGGTGACGAGCTTACGCATGGCCTTGCGCTCAAGACCCAATCTGCTTTCCCGATAGATGATGAAGACGCCGGCGGTGATGACGATGGCCGTCCCCAGTAGCATGAGCGGCTCTGGCACGTTTCCAAACAGAAAATAGGAAACGATCAATCCGAAGACGATCGACGTGTATTCAAACGGCGCGATCGTCGACACCTCCGCATAGCGATAGCTCTCCGTCATGAGAATCTGGGCCAGTCCGCCGCAGAAGCCTGCCGCGACCAGCAACACTTTCTGCTCCACCGACAGCGGCGGCCAACCAAGCGGGATGGAAAAGAGCGAGAAGACCGAAGCCGTCAGCGAGAAATAGAGCACGATCGTCGAACTCTTTTCCGTTTGCACCAGACGGCGAACGAGAAGCATGGCGACGGCACCCAGTATAGCGGACCCTATCAAGGCCAGGGCGCCGAGCGCCGCCTGCATCGTGTTTGCATCGGCGTGCTGCAAGAGCGTCAGCTTGGGCCAGGAAATGATCAGGACGCCGGTCAAGCCGATAATCACCGCTGTAATCCTGTATATGCGCAGTGCTTCCTTGAGAAAGATCGCGGCGAAGATGACCGAGAAGAGCGGCATCGCATAGCTTATGGCAATGGCGTCCGGCAAAGGAAGGCGCACCAGTCCATAGAAGCTGAAGGTCATCGATACGACGCCGACAAAGCCGCGTGTGATCTGCCCCGCGATACTCTTGGTCTTGAAAGCCGTCTTCAGCTCACCGCGCCAGGCCAGATAGCCGAGAATCGGGAAGACGGCGAAGAAGGAACGATAAAAAGTGATCTCGCCCGTCGCCATGCCGTCCCCAGCCAGTTTGATGCAGGTCGACATCACGAGGAAAACGATCACGGAAAGGATTTTAAGCACAATGCCCCGGATGGGGTTGGCAGCTACGGTTTGCATCTCAGGACCGGGATATTTCAGCGACAGGCTGATTACGTGCCAGATTGGCACAGAAATCGATGTAAGAGCCTCACCCTAGCAGATTCCCAAGGTGCATTGTGCCGAATTGGCGATCAAATTCGAAAGAATATGAGTGTATTCTGAACATCGAAAATAAATGCGTCTCAGTATGGGAGGAGAATGCGTATGAAGGTGCTCGGATGGTTCAGTTTGGCACTCCTGGCGGTCGCGTTCTTCGCGTTGTTCGTGGTTCAGAGCATGGTAGCCATGAACAGGCCCCGAGATTCGGCAGAGTTGCGCCGCAATGCCGTCGTGGACATGCCCGTCCAGACAATGCAGGAGACAGCCGGAATTCCGAGGGTCGCAAACTTCGAGGCGCGCGACCGGTCGCTGCTCGGCTTCCGCCATTATCGAAGCAGCAAGGTCACTCGGATCAAGCTCTATCTCGTGCATGCCGAGACTTGGGACGATCTTGAGTTTGCACCTCTGGCAACGGCCCTTGCCTATCGCGAGGGCATGGCGGATGTCTTTACCTTCGACATGCGCGGCCATGGACAAAACCCGCTACATCGCGGTGATGTCGATTATGTTGGCCAGCCGACCGACGATCTGGAGGATCTCATCAAGGCGACATCAACTCCAGCGGACATCGTCGTCATTGGCGGCCATTCGGCGGGCGCGGCCGTTGCGACTCGCCTCGCGGCCGATCCCGGCAGAACCAAGCTCGCCGGCTTGCTGCTGCTTGCGCCTCTTTTCTCGCCGGATTTCACCGCCAACAAACCCAGCGTGGCTGGATGGGCCGT
It includes:
- a CDS encoding EamA domain-containing membrane protein RarD codes for the protein MQTVAANPIRGIVLKILSVIVFLVMSTCIKLAGDGMATGEITFYRSFFAVFPILGYLAWRGELKTAFKTKSIAGQITRGFVGVVSMTFSFYGLVRLPLPDAIAISYAMPLFSVIFAAIFLKEALRIYRITAVIIGLTGVLIISWPKLTLLQHADANTMQAALGALALIGSAILGAVAMLLVRRLVQTEKSSTIVLYFSLTASVFSLFSIPLGWPPLSVEQKVLLVAAGFCGGLAQILMTESYRYAEVSTIAPFEYTSIVFGLIVSYFLFGNVPEPLMLLGTAIVITAGVFIIYRESRLGLERKAMRKLVTPQG
- a CDS encoding Pimeloyl-ACP methyl ester carboxylesterase, whose protein sequence is MKVLGWFSLALLAVAFFALFVVQSMVAMNRPRDSAELRRNAVVDMPVQTMQETAGIPRVANFEARDRSLLGFRHYRSSKVTRIKLYLVHAETWDDLEFAPLATALAYREGMADVFTFDMRGHGQNPLHRGDVDYVGQPTDDLEDLIKATSTPADIVVIGGHSAGAAVATRLAADPGRTKLAGLLLLAPLFSPDFTANKPSVAGWAVSLPWRVAALKLQNMLGIHWSDREIAVQYAVPDAVWKGPLGYSVTGDYTWRFVKSLQLTDSNGSELSEVKTPYLAIVGSADELIDASTLEPAMKELNKRGEFAVLPQETHFGLVNSQQTLAIIQNWLSKLQ